Genomic DNA from Methanosarcina sp. MTP4:
TCCAGGTTCGGGATAAAAGCCAGCTGTTTGTTCCGGACCACGAATCCGATGAGTTCGGCAAAGGGGGTGCAGAACCCAGGGGTCCCGACGAACGTTATCTTTTCCGAATCTTCAACAAGAGCCCTGAACCCATTCAGGATCCCGCCTACGCCCTGACCTGTATTTATCACCTGCATTTTTTACACCTCTTTAAAATAAACCATTAAGATAAGCAATACACTTGAAAATTCGTACTTTATGCATTTGAAAATTCGTACAGCTAAGAAGTGCGTTTTTGTATTCAAACGCCCGTTTTTTAAATTCTGAAAACTCGCGAAATTGTACGAATGATCTGCATACTTTTTATGAATTCTAAGTTGGATTGGGGGAACGTCTTTAAATAAGTACTGTTAACGGCGTTTTCCCGGACTGATTCGAGAAAAAAGGAGAAAGAAATGAGCAAGAAAAAAAAGTGGGGACGAAGAGGAGAAAATAGATCAGGCAAAACAAAAAAAAGGAAAAAAGAGGAAACGAAGAGACCAGAAAAGAAAAACAAAAAAGGAAAAAAGTTAGGAAAAAGGGCAGTTGCCCTTAGAGCTGCTTGATCCCGAAGGACTCGAGCAGGATGTCGGGATAAAGCCCGCCGCAGGAAACGGTCTTTGTGCTGTTGAGATCGTTTACGGTAAGCCTGGCAGGGGCAAACATGCCTGCGTCAACCTTGAAGAAGTCGAAGCCTGCTTCCTTGAAGGTCTTATAGAAGGGCTTTCCGAAATCACCGGAGGTTGTGGAGGGGGCTTTCCTTACAAAGTCCTCGAGTTCTGAAAGTTCACCATCGAATTCTACGGTGTAGTTGGTCTCACCGCAGTAGATCACACAGTCGTTGGTTGAACCCATGCACTGTACATCGTTTCCGACGATCGGGGCGATTGGGGCGGTTCCATACCCACTCTTAATGCAGTTGATGTCAAAGCCGATGGATTCGAGCTTGTGGATCCCGGTTTCTACCACACGGGCAGAGATCTGGACCGAGCCTGCGATGGAAGCGGTGGGGGCAACGGCGATCATTACGTTTTCGGGGTCTACGCTGCAGTGCTTGGCGATGTACTCCACGACCTTCTCATCAGGAAGTTTGTCGGATTCCAGGACCAGAACCGCAGCTTCGA
This window encodes:
- the mch gene encoding methenyltetrahydromethanopterin cyclohydrolase → MISVNEMGSYVIEEMLDWVEDIKAEVVKLENGATIIDCGVNAEGGYEAGMYLSRLCLADLADLRYSTFDLNGIKWPAIQVASDNPVIACMASQYAGWRISVGDYFAMGSGPARALGLKPKELYEEIGYEDDFEAAVLVLESDKLPDEKVVEYIAKHCSVDPENVMIAVAPTASIAGSVQISARVVETGIHKLESIGFDINCIKSGYGTAPIAPIVGNDVQCMGSTNDCVIYCGETNYTVEFDGELSELEDFVRKAPSTTSGDFGKPFYKTFKEAGFDFFKVDAGMFAPARLTVNDLNSTKTVSCGGLYPDILLESFGIKQL